The Cellulomonas shaoxiangyii sequence GGACGTTACCGACGGGTACGCACAGGCGAGGCGGCGGAGCGCGTCACTCGCGCGTGAGCCCGAGGTGCCGCACGCGCCCGTCCCACACCAGCACCGAGCGGACCAGCTCGGCCAGGTCCTCGGGGAACACCTCGAGGTCCACCGCGGCCAGCGCGTCGAGGTCCCACCAGCGCAGCTCGTCGATCACGTCCTGCTCGACGTCGGTCCAGCCGGCGCGCGACAGGGCCCCGACGTCCGCCGAGCTCACGCGCGCCAGGAAGATCTCCTCGTCCTGGCGGCAGTGCTGCGCGAAGAAGTCGAAGATCGCCGAGCGCGTGAACACCGGGCCCACCAGTGCGTCCACCGCCAGCGCGATGCCCGTCTCCTCGCGGACCTCGCGCACGGCGGCCGCGCGCACGTCCTCGCCGTCGTCGAGGCCGCCGCCGACGGTGAACCACCACGACCGCTCCGGCTGGTCGGCGTCGTGCCCGCGCACGAGCAGCACCCGGTCGTGCTCGTCGAGCAGGATGACGCGCGCCGCCCGGCGGAACAGCAGGCCGTCCTCGCCGCGCCGCCACTCCGGCCCGAAGCCGCGGACGGCGCCGCCCCCGGCCGCGCTCGGGCCGGGGGCGGCGCCGTGGTCCTGGGGGTCGGTCGTCGTCACCAGCCGCGCTCGGAGAGGCGGTGCGGCACCGGCACGTCGTCGACGTTGATGCCGACCATGGCCTCGCCCAGGCCGCGCGAGACCTTGGCGATGACGTCCGGGTCGTCGTAGAACGTCGTGGCCTTGACGATCGCGGCGGCACGCTCGGCCGGGTTGCCGGACTTGAAGATCCCCGAGCCGACGAACACGCCCTCGGCCCCGAGCTGCATCATCATCGCCGCGTCGGCCGGCGTCGCGATGCCGCCCGCCGTGAACAGCACGACGGGGAGCCGGCCCGCGGTCGCGACCTCCTTGACGAGGTCGTACGGCGCCTGCAGCTCCTTGGCCGCGAGGTACAGCTCGTCCTCGGGCAGCGACGTCAGGCGGCGGATCTCGTCCCGGAGCGTGCGCATGTGCGTCGTCGCGTTGGAGACGTCGCCCGTGCCGGCCTCGCCCTTCGAGCGGATCATGGCCGCGCCCTCGGTGATGCGGCGCAGGGCCTCGCCGAGGTTGGTGGCACCGCACACGAACGGCACCGTGAAGGCCCACTTGTCGATGTGGTGCGCGAAGTCGGCCGGCGTGAGCACCTCGGACTCGTCGACGTAGTCGACACCGAGGCTCTGCAGGACCTGGGCCTCGACGAAGTGCCCGATGCGGGCCTTCGCCATGACCGGGATCGAGACGGTCGAGATGATCCCGTCCACCAGGTCGGGGTCGCTCATGCGCGCGACACCGCCCTGTGCGCGGATGTCCGCCGGGACGCGCTCGAGCGCCATGACGGCGACCGCACCGGCGTCCTCGGCGATCTTCGCCTGCTCGGGCGTGACGACGTCCATGATGACGCCGCCCTTGAGCATCTCCGCCATGCCGCGCTTCACGCGCGCGGTGCCGACCTCGCCGGCGGGGGCGCTGTGCTGGGTGTTCTCGGTCACTGCGGGCCTCTTCGGTCGGGGTGCGGGACGAGACGCTCCGGGGCGCGCACTCGAGCGCCGGCCGCCGTGGTCAGGACCCGCCCATCCTAGGTCGTCGCACCGGCGCCGGACCCGCGCGTCCCACCACCACGTGCGGCGGCGTTCTCGCCCGGGCGGGCGAGCCCCTGGGGCCAGGCGTCGTCGAGCTCGAGCGTGCGCGGCTCCCGCGCGTGCCCGGCCAGCCGGAGGGTGCGCACGACGAGTCCGCGGCGCACGCGCTGCGTCTGCGCGACCGCCTCGTTGTGGAACCGCCGCGCGAGCTGGACGCGGTACCAGGCGGCGGCGAGGGAGTCGAGGAGCTCCTCGCCGGCGGGCTCGGCGGCGATCGCGGCGACCTCGTCCGCGTCGTCGAGCACCTCGTCCAGCGCGGCCGTCAGCTCGCTCTCCGCCTGACCGCGGTCCTCGCCCGACGACGGTCCGGGAGCCGGCGCGCCGGGGTCGGCGCCCAGCAGGGCGCGCAGGTCGGCCGGCAGCAGGTCGACCGGGACGTCGCCCGCGGACCCGCTCGCGCTGAGGGACGCCCGTGCGGCCTCCCCGACGACCACCGCACTGGCCGGGTCGAGGAGCCCGCTCGTCGCGAGCTCGGCCGCCACGGTCGCGCGCCGCACGAGCTGCGCCTCCACGACCGCGCGCGACGCCCCGACCTTGCGGTGCAGCCGGTCGAGCCGGCTCGCACGCACCCACACGAGCCATCCGAGCAGCGCCAGGACGGCGACGACGACCAGCGCGACGTCGGTCCACGCGCCGCCGCTCATCCCCGGCTCCGACGCAGGTCGAGCAGGCGCGCGCCGCGCAGCGAGGACGGGTCCTCGCCGACCGGGGCGTCGCCGCCCGCGACCGCCATCTCGTACACGGCGAGCACCTGGTCCGTCACGGCCGACCAGTCGTACCGGTGCACCACGCGGGACGCGTGCGCGGTCACGCGCGCCCGCCGTGCCGGGTCGGCGAGCACCGACAGGAGCGTGCGCGCGAGGTCGGCGGGGTCGCCGGTCCGGAACAGCACGCCGGCCTCGCCGTCGTCGAGGACGCGGGTGAACGCGCCGAGGTCGCTCGCGACGACGGTCGTCCCCGCGGACATGGCCTCGACCAGCACGATCCCGAAGCTCTCGCCGCCCGTCTGCGGCGCGCAGTACACGTCGACCGACGTGAGCAGCCGTGCCTTGTCCTCCTCGCTGACGGAGCCGAGCAGCTCGACCGCGCCCGCGCGCGGCCCGAGGGCCTCGCGGACCTGCTCCTCGCCGGTCTCGCCACTGCCCGCGACGAGCAGCCGGGCACCCGGGTGCCGGTCGAGCACGGCCGGCATGGCGCGCAGCAGCACGGACAGGCCCTTGCGCGGCTCGTCGAGCCGGCCGAGGAAGGCGATGGTCGGCGCCTCCGGCGTGCCGGTCCACCGCGGGTCGCGGGGCGCCGCCGCGAACGGCTCGACCCACACGCCGTTGGGGATGACGACCGCGTCGCCGCCCATGTGCTCGACGAGCGTGCGGCGGGCGTCCTCCGAGACGGCGATGCGCAGCGAGATCTTCTCGAGGGACTGCCGGACCAGCGGGTACGCCGCCTGCAGCGACCGCGACCGCACGAGCGAGGTGTGGAACGTGGCGACGATCGGCCCGTCGGCGATCCACAGCGCCAGCATGCCCAGGCTGGGGGTGACGGGCTCGTGCAGGTGCAGCACGTCGAAGCGGCCCGCGGCCAGCCACCGGCGCACGCGGTTCGCCGTCACGGGACCGAAGGTCATGCGTGCGACGGCACCGTTGTAGCGCACGGGGACCGCGCGACCCGCGGGCACCAGGTACGGCGGGACGGGCGTGTCGTCCGCCGCCGGCGCGAGCACGGAGACCTCGTGACCGCGTGCGATGAGCGCCTCCGCGAGGTCGCGGACGTGGAACTGCACACCACCGGGCACGTCGAACGAGTACGGGACCACGATCCCGACGCGCAGCGGGCGTCCGGGCGCGGGCGCGCTCACGGCGCAACTCCCCCGGTCGTCGTCGCCGCCGGGGGCGCGGCGTCCCCGCGGACGGCCGCGTCGCGGGCAGGGTCGAGGTCCGCGACGAACACGCGCTGCAGCATGTGCCAGTCCTGCGGGCGCGCGCGGATCGCCTCGGCGACCTGGTCGACCCACGCCTGCGTCGCCGCGCGCACCTGCTCGCTGCGCGGCACGCCGGCCTGCAGCTCGACCGCGGGCAGGAACGAGATGACGACGCCCCACGGCCCGCCGGCGGCACGCCGCCGCGCGCCGCGCAGCCGCTCGTACGTGACGGCGGTCGGCACCAGGGGGGCGCCGCTGCTCACCGCCAGCGCGGCCGGCCCCGCCGCGACGCGCGCCCGGTGGCCGAACAGGTCGACCTCGACGCCCCGGGCGGTGAGGTCCCGGTCCGCGAGCAGCGGCAGCAGCCCGGGCCCGGTGCGCACCACGCGCATGAGCTCGCGGAAGACGTCACCGCCACCCGTCAGCGGCAGGATGGCCAGCCCGAGGCTCTCGCGGAAGGCGACGAACTCCTCGAACAGCTCCTCGGGCTGCAGGCGCTCCGCGACGGTGGTCACGGGCGCCAGGTGCTGCGTCGACCAGGCGCCGGCGAGGTCCCAGTTGCCCATGTGCGCGAGCGCGAGCACCACCTGCCGCCCCGCGTCGAGGTGCGGCAGGACGTTGTCGGCGCCCGTCACGCGCACGCGCGCGGCGAGCTGGTCGGTCGTCAGCCGGCGCAGGGTGAAGACCTCGCCGAAGTACCGCAGGTAGGAGCGCATCCCGGCGCGGGACAGGCGCCGGAGCGCACGCGGGTCCAGGTCGGGCCGGACCCGCGCGAGGTTGGCCTCGAGGCGCCGCACCCCCGCGCCGCGGCGGGCCCACGTCGCGTCGGCGGCCACGGTGGTCACGGCGCGGACCACCGGCCCCGGGACCCGGTGCCCGTACCGCCAGGCCAGCTGGTAGGCCCGGGCGACGTCGATGCTCATCGGGCGCCCTCCCGGACCTGCCGGTGCACGGCGGCGACCCGCTGTGCGACCGTCACCGCGGACGCGAGCGCGAGCAGCGCGAGCACGACCGTCATGACCGCGGTCGGCGCCCCCAGGCCCACCACGAGCGCGGCCACCAGCACGGCGAACAGCCGGTCGGCGCGCTCGGCGATGCCGCCGCTCGCGGTCATGCCGAGGCCCTCGGCACGCGCCCGCGCGTAGGGCACCACCGACCCGAGCACGAGGCACGCGAGGGCCAGCGCCGCGGTCGTGCGGTCGTCACCGCCGCCGGCGTACCAGACCACCAGGCCGGAGAAGACCGCCGCGTCCCCGAAGCGGTCGAGCGTCGAGTCGAGGAACGCGCCCCACGGGCCGGACCGGCCCGCGCGGCGCGCCATGACGCCGTCGAGGGAGTCCGTCAGCGAGAACACGGTGATCACGAGGGCACCCAGCAGGAGGTGTCCCGTCGGGAAGGCCCACAGCGCGGTCACGACCACACCGACGGTGCCGACGACCGTCACGGCGTCGGGCGAGACGCCGGCGCGCAGGAGCGCGTCGGCGAGAGGTGTCCACAGGCGCGTCATGGCGCCCCGCAGTCGGCTCAGCACGTGCTGGTCACTCCTTCGCAGCGCCCGGCCACGCCGCCGCCAGCCGGTCGCGCGTGTCGGCGAGCAGCTCGGGCAGCGCACGGGTGCGCGCGACGATCGGCAGGAAGTTGGCGTCGCCGCCCCAGCGGGGGACGACGTGCTGGTGCAGGTGCGCCCGGATGCCGGCCCCGGCGACCTGGCCCTGGTTCATGCCCAGGTTGAACCCGTGCGGCGCCGAGACCGCGCGCACCACGCGCATGGTGGTCCGCGTGAGCTCGGCGACCTCGGCGACCTCCGCGTCGGTCAGCTCGGTGTAGTCGGCGACGTGGCGGTACGGGCAGACCAGGGCGTGCCCCGCGTTGTACGGGTACAGGTTGAGCACGACGTAGGCGACCTCGCCGCGCGCGACGACGAGTCCGTCGGCGTCCGGCAGGCCGGGGGCACGGCAGAACGGGCAGCCCTCCCCCGCGGCGTCGTCCGCCGGCTTGTCCTGCCCGCCGATGTACGCCATCCGGTGCGGCGTCCACAGCCGGTCGAAGCCGTCCGGCTCGCCGGCGAACCCGGCGGCGTCCTCCGGGGCGTCCGACCCGGTCACGTCAGACCTGCACGCGGTCGCGCACCGCGGCCACGATGCGCTCGACCGCCTCGTCGACCGGCACGCCGTTGTCCTGGCGGCCGTCGCGGTAGCGGAAGGACACCGCGCCGGCCTCCGCGTCCTCGCCGCCGGCGATGAGCACGAACGGGATCTTCTGCGTGCTGGCGTTGCGGATCTTCTTGCCGAAGCGGTCGTCGGACCGGTCGACCTCGGCGCGGATCCCCTCGGCCCGCAGGCGCGCGACGACCTCGTCGAGGTACGGCTCGAACGGCTCGGCGACGGGCACGGCGAGCACCTGCACGGGCGCGAGCCACGCGGGGAAGGCACCGGCGTAGTGCTCGGTGAGCACGGCGAAGAACCGCTCGATCGAGCCGAACAGGGCGCGGTGGATCATCACGGGGCGCTGCCGCGTCCCGTCGGGCGCCGTGTACTCGAGCTCGAACCGCTCCGGCAGGTTGAAGTCGAGCTGGATCGTGGACATCTGCCACGTGCGGCCGATCGCGTCCTTGGCCTGCACCGAGATCTTCGGGCCGTAGAACGCCGCGCCGCCGGGGTCGGGCACGAGGTCCAGGCCGGAGGCCTCCGCGACCGCGCGCAGCGTCTCGGTCGCCTCCTCCCACACCTCGTCGGAGCCGACCGACTTCTCGGGGTTGCGGGTCGACAGCTCGAGGTAGAAGTCGTCGAGCCCGTAGTCCTTGAGCAGGTCCAGGACGAAGGTGAGCAGGCTCGTGAGCTCGTCCTGCATCTGCTCGCGCGTGCAGTAGATGTGCGCGTCGTCCTGCGTGAAGCCGCGCCCGCGGGTCATGCCGTGCACGACGCCCGACTTCTCGTACCGGTACACGGTGCCGAACTCGAACAGCCGCAGCGGCAGCTCACGGTAGGAGCGCCCGCGCGAGCGGAAGATCAGGTTGTGCATCGGGCAGTTCATGGGCTTGAGGTAGTAGTTCTGCCCCGCCCGCTTCACGTGCCCGTCGGCGTCGCGCTCCTCGTCGAGCTGCATCGGCGGGTACATGCCGTCGGCGTACCAGTCGAGGTGTCCGGAGACCTGGAAGAGCTGCTCCTTGGTGATGTGCGGGGTGTTCACGAACGAGTACCCCGCCTGCACGTGCCGGCGGCGCGAGTACTCCTCCATCTCCATGCGGATGATCCCGCCCTTGGGGTGGAACACCGACAGCCCGGAGCCGATCTCCTCCGGGAAGGAGAAGAGGTCGAGCTCGCTGCCCAGGCGCCGGTGGTCGCGCCGCTCGGCCTCGGCGATGCGCTCGAGGTGCGCCTTGAGCTCGTCCTTGCTGGGCCAGGCGGTGCCGTACACGCGCTGCAGCTGCGGGTTCTTCTCCGAGCCGCGCCAGTAGGCCGCCGCCGACCGGGTCAGCTGGAAGCCGTTGCCGATCAGCCGGGTGCTGGGCAGGTGCGGGCCGCGGCACAGGTCCTGCCACACGACCGTCTCGGACTCGCGGCCCGCGCCGCGGACGTTCTGGTAGATCGACAGCCCGCCGAGCCCCACCTCCACCGAGGCGCCCTCGGCCGCGTCGCCCGCCTCGCCCTTCAGCCCGATCAGCTCGAGCTTGTACGGCTCGTCGGCGAGGACCTCGCGCGCCTGCGCCTCGGTGACGTCCCACCGCCGGAAGGTCTGCCCCTCCTTGACGATGCGGTTCATGACCTTCTCGAGGGCCTTGAGGTCCTCGGGGGTGAAGGGGGTCTCGACGTCGAAGTCGTAGTAGAAGCCGTCGGTGATGGGCGGGCCGATGCCCAGGCGCGCCTTCGGGTTGACCTCCTGCACCGCCTGCGCGAGCACGTGCGCCGCCGAGTGCCGCAGCACCGCGAGCCCGTCCGGGGAGTCGATCGTGACGGCCTCGACGCCCGCGCCCGCGGGCAGCGGGAGCGCGAGGTCCCTCAGCTCGCCGTCCACGCGCACGACGACGACCTCGCGGCGGTCGCCGAACAGGTCGGTGCCCGTCGTGCCCGCCTCCACCTGTCGTGCGACGCCGTCGACGGTGAGGTCCATGAGTTCGGGCACGGGTGCAGGCTCCTTGTCGTGCGCCCGCACCGCGGTGCGGCAGGTCGGCGGTCGCCGAGCGGGCGTGTCGATGCTACCGACCCGGCCCGGGCGAGCCGTACGGCGCACGAGGGCTCAGGGCAGCCGCTCGGGCACGTGCGCCTCGATCTCGGCGAGCCACGCCGCGGCGCTGGCGTCCGACGGCATGCGCCACTCGCTGCGCGGCGACAGCGTCCCGCCCGCGCTGACCTTCGGGCCGTTGGGCAGGGCGGAGCGCTTGAACTGGTGCGCGAAGAAGCGGCGGACGAAGACCTGCAGCCAGCGCCGGATCTCCGGCAGGTCGTACTCCGCGCGGCGCTCCGCCGGGAAGCCGGGCGGCCAGGCCCCGGACGCCGCGTCGTGCCAGGCGTGCCACGCGAGGAACGCGATCCGCGAGGGCCGCATCCCGTGCCGCAGCACCTGGAACAGCGTGAAGTCCTGCAGCCCGTACGGGCCGACGACGTCCTCGGTGCTCTGCATCCGCTCGCCCTCGCGCACGGGGACCAGCTCCGGCGAGATCTCCTGGTCGAGCACGCGCAGCAGCACCGCGTTCGTGGCGTCGTCGAAGTGGCGCTCCCCGACCACCCAGCGGATGAGGTGCTGGATCAGCGTCTTGGGCACGCCGGCGTTGACGCCGTAGTGCGACATCTGGTCCCCGACGCCGTAGGTGCACCAGCCGAGGGCGAGTTCCGACAGGTCGCCCGTGCCCAGCACGATGCCGCCGCGCTGGTTCGCGGCCCGGAACAGGTAGTCGGTGCGCAGACCTGCCTGGACGTTCTCGAACGTCACGTCGTAGACGTCGGCCCCCTTGCCGGCGGGGTGCCCCAGGTCCGTGAGCATCTGCAGCGCCGCCGGGCGGATGTCGATGGTCTCGTACGTCGTGCCCAGCGCCGCCATGAGCGCGAGCGCCGACGCCTTCGTCGTCTCGCTGGTGGCGAAGCCGGGCATGGTGAACGCGAGGATGTCGCTGCGGGGGCGGCCGAGCCGGTCCATCGCGTTCGCGGCGACGATGAGCGCGTGCGTCGAGTCGAGCCCGCCGGACACGCCGATCACGATCTTCGGGTCGCCGATCGAGCGCAGCCGCTGCTCGAGCGCCGACACCTGGATGTTGTAGGCCTCGTAGCAGTCGAGCGCGAGACGCTCGGGGTCGTCCGGCACGAAGGGGAAGCGGTCGACCACGCGGCGCAGGCCGATGTCCCCGGCGGGCGGCTCCAGCGTGAACCGGACCGTGCGACGGTCCTCGCCCGCCGCTGCCATGCCGAGCGCGCGGCGGTTGTCGTCGAACGTGCCCATCCGCAGGCGCTCCTGGCGCAGGCGCGTGAGGTCCACGTCCGCCACCGTCAGCAGCGCTCCGTCGGCGAAGCGCTCGCCCTCGGCGAGCACCTCCCCCAGCTCGTAGACGAGCGTCTGCCCGTCCCAGGAGAGGTCGGTGCTCGACTCGCCCTGCCCGGCCGCCGCGTAGACGTACGCCGCGAGGCACCGCGCCGACGCGGAGCGCACGAGCAGGCGCCGCTCCTCGGCGCGCCCGACCGTGATCGGGCTGCTCGAGAGGTTCGCCAGCACCGTCGCGCCCGCCAGGGCGGCCGTCGCGCTCGGCGGCACGGGGACCCACATGTCCTCGCACACCTCGACGTGCAGCACGAGGTCGCGCACGTCGGTCGCCGCGAACAGCAGGTCGGTGCCGATCGGGGCCTCCTGGCCGGCGACCCGGGTCGTGCCGCGCACGTCGTCGCCGGGCGCGAACCACCGGCGCTCGTAGAACTCCCGGTACGTCGGCAGGTGGGCCTTGGGCGCGACCCCGAGCACGCGCCCGCGGTGCACGACGACGGCGGCGTTGAGCAGCCGCGTGCCGTGCACGAGCGGCGCGCCGACGACCAGGACCGGGCGCAGGTCCACCGAGGCGGCGACGACGTCGCGCAGCGCGGCGTCGACCGCGTCCAGCAGCGTGTCCTGGAGGAAGAGGTCGTCGATCGAGTACCCCGAGAGGCACAGCTCGGGGAACACGGCGACGGCCACCCCGTCGGCGTCGCAGCGGCGCGCGGCCTCGAGCACGGCCGCCGCGTTGGCGGCCGGGTCGGCGACGCGCACCGGAACCGTGCACGCCGCCACGCGGGCGAAGCCGTGGGCGTAGGCGGAGAGGAAGTCCACGTCGGGAGTCTTCCACGCGGTCGCCGAGGCGCAGGTCGGACGGTGATCCGCGGCGGGACGGCCGGAGCGCCCACGCCCGCCCGGCGACGGGTGGCCGCCGACGCGCCGGGGACGACGACGGCCCCCGACCGTGGGGTCGGGGGCCGTCGCGGGGTGGTGGGCGATACTGGGTTCGAACCAGTGACCTCCTCGGTGTGAACGAGGCGCTCTACCACTGAGCCAATCGCCCGGTGCCGCAGCCCGTGGGCCGCTGCGGTGCACGATGCTAGCCGACGTCCCGGGCAGTTGGCGAAACGCGCCCCGGCTCCCCCGGCCCGCGCCCCACCGGTCGTCGGGTCGCGGCCGCCACGAGCGGACCGCGGAGCGCACCGACGGCGCCGCCCGGCGTGCAGACGACGCCGCGACGGGGCACCCTCTGGTCACCCGGCGGCGACGGCACTAGCCTGCGCGAGGGACGGCGGGGGGAACGCCGCGCCTGCCGCACGCCCGGGCGGGTGAACTGTGCGCACGGACCGGTCCAATCGGGCATGTGGCCTGCCATGATGTGAATTCCCCAGCCCCCCGCGGGCGTCAGTCACCAGGAGGACCCGATGACGGATTCGTCGTACGACGCCGTCGAGGTCGTCGCCATGCAGCTGATCGGGTCCGACGCCACTGTCATCCCGGTGTCCGCGGAGCTGTCGTTCCGTACCGCCGACCCCTACACCGTGCGTGCGGTCTTCACCGGCGCCCACACGATGTCGACGTGGCTGCTCGGCCGCGAGCTCCTCGCGCAGGGTGTGCACGCGACGGCCGACGCGCCCGCGGGCGACGGCGACGTCCAGGTGTGGCGCGACGACGACCCCGACTACACCCTGGTCTCGCTCAGCGGGGTCGAGGGCAGCGCGCTGCTGGCGGCGCCGACCGAGCCGCTCGTGCGGTTCCTCGCCGCGACCGAGTCGCTCGTCCCCACGGGGTCGGAGTCCGACCGCATGGAGAGCGAGATCAGCGCCCTGATCGCCGCGCTGCTGACGGCCTGACGCACGCGCCACCGCCCGACCCACGCACCGAACCACGGCCGGTCCCGCCTCGCGGGGCCGGCCGTCGTCGTCCCCCGTCCCGGGGCGCCCTCAGGGGTCGATGTCCGCAGCCGCACGCTCCTGGAAGACGCGCTGCGCCTCGAGGGAGAGCGGCCCCGGTGCGACGTCCGCGTCGTCGAGCCGGACGACCGGTGACACG is a genomic window containing:
- a CDS encoding NUDIX hydrolase, with the translated sequence MTTTDPQDHGAAPGPSAAGGGAVRGFGPEWRRGEDGLLFRRAARVILLDEHDRVLLVRGHDADQPERSWWFTVGGGLDDGEDVRAAAVREVREETGIALAVDALVGPVFTRSAIFDFFAQHCRQDEEIFLARVSSADVGALSRAGWTDVEQDVIDELRWWDLDALAAVDLEVFPEDLAELVRSVLVWDGRVRHLGLTRE
- the pdxS gene encoding pyridoxal 5'-phosphate synthase lyase subunit PdxS encodes the protein MTENTQHSAPAGEVGTARVKRGMAEMLKGGVIMDVVTPEQAKIAEDAGAVAVMALERVPADIRAQGGVARMSDPDLVDGIISTVSIPVMAKARIGHFVEAQVLQSLGVDYVDESEVLTPADFAHHIDKWAFTVPFVCGATNLGEALRRITEGAAMIRSKGEAGTGDVSNATTHMRTLRDEIRRLTSLPEDELYLAAKELQAPYDLVKEVATAGRLPVVLFTAGGIATPADAAMMMQLGAEGVFVGSGIFKSGNPAERAAAIVKATTFYDDPDVIAKVSRGLGEAMVGINVDDVPVPHRLSERGW
- a CDS encoding glycosyltransferase family 4 protein — protein: MRVGIVVPYSFDVPGGVQFHVRDLAEALIARGHEVSVLAPAADDTPVPPYLVPAGRAVPVRYNGAVARMTFGPVTANRVRRWLAAGRFDVLHLHEPVTPSLGMLALWIADGPIVATFHTSLVRSRSLQAAYPLVRQSLEKISLRIAVSEDARRTLVEHMGGDAVVIPNGVWVEPFAAAPRDPRWTGTPEAPTIAFLGRLDEPRKGLSVLLRAMPAVLDRHPGARLLVAGSGETGEEQVREALGPRAGAVELLGSVSEEDKARLLTSVDVYCAPQTGGESFGIVLVEAMSAGTTVVASDLGAFTRVLDDGEAGVLFRTGDPADLARTLLSVLADPARRARVTAHASRVVHRYDWSAVTDQVLAVYEMAVAGGDAPVGEDPSSLRGARLLDLRRSRG
- a CDS encoding phosphatidylinositol mannoside acyltransferase encodes the protein MSIDVARAYQLAWRYGHRVPGPVVRAVTTVAADATWARRGAGVRRLEANLARVRPDLDPRALRRLSRAGMRSYLRYFGEVFTLRRLTTDQLAARVRVTGADNVLPHLDAGRQVVLALAHMGNWDLAGAWSTQHLAPVTTVAERLQPEELFEEFVAFRESLGLAILPLTGGGDVFRELMRVVRTGPGLLPLLADRDLTARGVEVDLFGHRARVAAGPAALAVSSGAPLVPTAVTYERLRGARRRAAGGPWGVVISFLPAVELQAGVPRSEQVRAATQAWVDQVAEAIRARPQDWHMLQRVFVADLDPARDAAVRGDAAPPAATTTGGVAP
- the pgsA gene encoding phosphatidylinositol phosphate synthase, producing the protein MLSRLRGAMTRLWTPLADALLRAGVSPDAVTVVGTVGVVVTALWAFPTGHLLLGALVITVFSLTDSLDGVMARRAGRSGPWGAFLDSTLDRFGDAAVFSGLVVWYAGGGDDRTTAALALACLVLGSVVPYARARAEGLGMTASGGIAERADRLFAVLVAALVVGLGAPTAVMTVVLALLALASAVTVAQRVAAVHRQVREGAR
- a CDS encoding HIT family protein, which produces MTGSDAPEDAAGFAGEPDGFDRLWTPHRMAYIGGQDKPADDAAGEGCPFCRAPGLPDADGLVVARGEVAYVVLNLYPYNAGHALVCPYRHVADYTELTDAEVAEVAELTRTTMRVVRAVSAPHGFNLGMNQGQVAGAGIRAHLHQHVVPRWGGDANFLPIVARTRALPELLADTRDRLAAAWPGAAKE
- the thrS gene encoding threonine--tRNA ligase; amino-acid sequence: MDLTVDGVARQVEAGTTGTDLFGDRREVVVVRVDGELRDLALPLPAGAGVEAVTIDSPDGLAVLRHSAAHVLAQAVQEVNPKARLGIGPPITDGFYYDFDVETPFTPEDLKALEKVMNRIVKEGQTFRRWDVTEAQAREVLADEPYKLELIGLKGEAGDAAEGASVEVGLGGLSIYQNVRGAGRESETVVWQDLCRGPHLPSTRLIGNGFQLTRSAAAYWRGSEKNPQLQRVYGTAWPSKDELKAHLERIAEAERRDHRRLGSELDLFSFPEEIGSGLSVFHPKGGIIRMEMEEYSRRRHVQAGYSFVNTPHITKEQLFQVSGHLDWYADGMYPPMQLDEERDADGHVKRAGQNYYLKPMNCPMHNLIFRSRGRSYRELPLRLFEFGTVYRYEKSGVVHGMTRGRGFTQDDAHIYCTREQMQDELTSLLTFVLDLLKDYGLDDFYLELSTRNPEKSVGSDEVWEEATETLRAVAEASGLDLVPDPGGAAFYGPKISVQAKDAIGRTWQMSTIQLDFNLPERFELEYTAPDGTRQRPVMIHRALFGSIERFFAVLTEHYAGAFPAWLAPVQVLAVPVAEPFEPYLDEVVARLRAEGIRAEVDRSDDRFGKKIRNASTQKIPFVLIAGGEDAEAGAVSFRYRDGRQDNGVPVDEAVERIVAAVRDRVQV
- a CDS encoding NAD(+) synthase → MDFLSAYAHGFARVAACTVPVRVADPAANAAAVLEAARRCDADGVAVAVFPELCLSGYSIDDLFLQDTLLDAVDAALRDVVAASVDLRPVLVVGAPLVHGTRLLNAAVVVHRGRVLGVAPKAHLPTYREFYERRWFAPGDDVRGTTRVAGQEAPIGTDLLFAATDVRDLVLHVEVCEDMWVPVPPSATAALAGATVLANLSSSPITVGRAEERRLLVRSASARCLAAYVYAAAGQGESSTDLSWDGQTLVYELGEVLAEGERFADGALLTVADVDLTRLRQERLRMGTFDDNRRALGMAAAGEDRRTVRFTLEPPAGDIGLRRVVDRFPFVPDDPERLALDCYEAYNIQVSALEQRLRSIGDPKIVIGVSGGLDSTHALIVAANAMDRLGRPRSDILAFTMPGFATSETTKASALALMAALGTTYETIDIRPAALQMLTDLGHPAGKGADVYDVTFENVQAGLRTDYLFRAANQRGGIVLGTGDLSELALGWCTYGVGDQMSHYGVNAGVPKTLIQHLIRWVVGERHFDDATNAVLLRVLDQEISPELVPVREGERMQSTEDVVGPYGLQDFTLFQVLRHGMRPSRIAFLAWHAWHDAASGAWPPGFPAERRAEYDLPEIRRWLQVFVRRFFAHQFKRSALPNGPKVSAGGTLSPRSEWRMPSDASAAAWLAEIEAHVPERLP
- a CDS encoding SsgA family sporulation/cell division regulator yields the protein MTDSSYDAVEVVAMQLIGSDATVIPVSAELSFRTADPYTVRAVFTGAHTMSTWLLGRELLAQGVHATADAPAGDGDVQVWRDDDPDYTLVSLSGVEGSALLAAPTEPLVRFLAATESLVPTGSESDRMESEISALIAALLTA